One Alphaproteobacteria bacterium genomic region harbors:
- the mmsB gene encoding 3-hydroxyisobutyrate dehydrogenase — MARIAFIGLGNMGGPMAANLLKAQHQVAAFDLAAKAVEAAVASGASRAASIAEAVSGAEVVITMLPAGKHVREVYEGSVLGAAAKGALLIDCSTIDVDSARHVAAAAAKAGLDMVDAPVSGGVGGAAAGTLTFMVGGPDTAFARARPILEKMGKNIVHAGASGNGQAAKICNNMMLGITMIGTCEAFMMAKRLGLDAQKLFDIASTASGQSWALTSYCPVPGPVPASPANRDYAAGFTAAMMLKDLMLAQDAARSAGASTPMGAEAAQLYNLFVNAGSGAVDFSGIIRMIDGRSG, encoded by the coding sequence ATGGCCAGGATCGCCTTCATCGGACTGGGCAACATGGGCGGGCCGATGGCCGCCAATCTTCTCAAGGCGCAGCATCAGGTCGCGGCGTTCGATCTTGCGGCCAAGGCGGTCGAGGCCGCCGTCGCCTCGGGCGCGTCGCGCGCCGCGAGTATCGCCGAGGCGGTGAGCGGTGCCGAGGTGGTGATCACCATGCTGCCCGCCGGCAAGCACGTGCGCGAGGTCTACGAGGGTTCGGTGCTCGGCGCCGCGGCCAAGGGCGCGCTGCTGATCGATTGCTCGACCATCGATGTCGACAGCGCGCGCCACGTCGCGGCGGCGGCGGCCAAGGCCGGACTCGACATGGTCGATGCGCCGGTCTCGGGCGGCGTCGGCGGTGCGGCGGCCGGCACGCTGACCTTCATGGTCGGTGGTCCGGATACGGCCTTTGCGCGTGCCCGGCCGATCCTCGAGAAGATGGGGAAGAACATCGTGCACGCCGGTGCCAGCGGCAACGGCCAGGCGGCCAAGATCTGCAACAACATGATGCTGGGCATCACCATGATCGGCACCTGCGAGGCCTTCATGATGGCCAAGCGTCTCGGGCTCGATGCGCAGAAGCTGTTCGACATCGCCTCGACGGCGTCGGGCCAGAGCTGGGCGCTCACCAGCTATTGCCCGGTGCCCGGCCCGGTGCCGGCATCGCCGGCCAACCGCGACTACGCCGCCGGCTTCACCGCGGCGATGATGCTCAAGGACCTGATGCTGGCGCAGGACGCGGCGCGCTCGGCCGGCGCCTCGACGCCGATGGGCGCCGAGGCGGCGCAGCTCTACAACCTGTTCGTCAACGCGGGTTCGGGCGCCGTCGATTTCTCCGGCATCATCCGCATGATCGACGGCAGGAGCGGCTAG